The genomic stretch TAATAAAATCCACATTAAGACAAATTGCAAGTGTACCTTATTTTCTTGggagacattttaaaaaagggcacaatgtgttattttacactttttttcctGTGCCTGTCAAATTATTGGTCAATTATGTTGGAACAAGAGACTCATTTATGATTAATGATTCATTATGGGGTAAGAGACTAAGAGCAATATTTTAGATATAAATATCTGGCctaaatatatatctttttttattaatatttatacaaGATATATATCTGCACTGATGCTGCTGGACAGGCAAGATTAAGACAAATACAATCTATGGCCAATGTATGCTTGTGCAGTAGCTTTAAAGGGGAAATCCACTAATTCTTTGTAATTCAATGGCTGTGATGTATACCAAGTCATTTAGACTAATTTGTTGTGAAGTGGTGCATTATAGAGAAACTTGATGATCATTTTGATGTTCCTTCAAATGTCAGCTCCtaccaccaccactgtgaaaaaTCCTGATTCAGAAAATGGAGCAGCTGACATCAAACTACCCAGAATTGTTGGGTGCAAGGTAGGAGCACACCAAACACACGGTGTTGCATCGAGTTGTGCCACCTTTCAAAATGTGCTACAACAGTGTACTTTTATAAATACAGGTGCCTAAACTAAACAGTAGGTAGGATATTTCAAAAGGCTCAAATTAACATATCAGGACATTCTCCCAAAAGAAATAAGCAGAAGATGCATAGCCTAAATCCCTGTAAGAAGGAaaagtcattttttaaatgatttttttagCTTTGATTCACAATATACAGTTTTGAAAAAGTCAAGCAAATAACACTAAGCTAAGATTGTATAATGCAAATTAGGATAATTAGGATTTTTCAAGGAAAACCCCATAAAAACATGTAGGACATCTATAAGGAGCTCAAGTTTTCAGGCTGGGGacaccagtccattacagggcagCACATACTCATATCTATGGACAAATTGATCCACctatcagcatgtgtttttggataatggggggaaacccacgcagacagcagtagaacacattaaactcctcacagatagagGCAGGGTTAACCCACAACTCTAGAACCCTGGCACAGTGGCACCCATTCCAGTGGTTGGTAAATTATAGCTTTCAGGACATTATGCTAATGTGGCAAGTGATCAACACATACTTGACTTGTTTTAACACACCTTTACTCGAACCGTCCTTCACGTTTAACAGTTGAATCTACCACTTCCAAACCTGTAGCACCTGATTCCACTTGTTTGTAGACGAGAGATCAGCTGCATCTTGCTCATTCCTGAGGATTAGTGATTGGTTTGTGTGACCAGTTCCGCCTATTCACTTACCTCAGATCAGGCGGCAGAGGTTACTAGCATAAAGGTTTAGCATTAGCAGTGTCGTTGTTTAGCTTCAAGATGATATTAACGCTTGGTGCTCTGCTTGTGCTATTTGTGACTTCTGTTTTGGCACAAGGTACATTAACACAGCAGCATTACTGAAACTACACTTTCCTTCAACGGAGTAGTGAGGCGACTGAAAAGGAAAACTAGTTTCTTGAGCTAAGGCATTCTACTGAATCGAGTTTCCTTCAACTGAGAGACTCCTGCTACTATTTTCAACTACTTAAAGATATTACTATAGCTTTCAAATGAGATATTACTAAATctagttcctttaaatgtgatATTACTGACAAATATTGCTCATAACTTCTCTTCAAATACCAATACTGATAGCTAGTTTTAAAAGGAGATAAATGACAAGTTTAAATTgatttacaattatacattacacacactaaCGCTTTAagacatatttgtacatttaacacacatacatttaagCATTTAAAGGCTGTGATTTATATACTTTCAAAATAACTAATATGTTAGTTTAGGGAACAGAgtagtttttatgtttaatagatGACAGGAGGGGGACTTTAAATGGAAGTTTGTTTGATGTTCCATAACCTGCATTAGCAAGCAGTTTGAAGCCTTCAGTTGGAAAAGCAGGTAATGTCTGGTGCATAGCAATGTGTGGTGTATTTCATTGCCAGGCTCCTTCAGAGTACTGCAGCCTGAGATGATTAAAGCTGCCTAAATGAATGTTGACTTGAGGGAATGTTACTGCCTTTTAGTCACTTAAAAAGCACCATCTTTATGTCCTAGATGTACTGATAAACTGTAAAGCTGATTCTGTCACTGTAAAATGGAGGCCCGTCCTGACATGGGGCCAGAAGTTGGATCCTTCTAAAGCTCGTCTGGGCAGCTGTTCACCCTTAAGTTCTGAAGAGGATGTGttgctgttttttgtttggCTCCACGAATGTGGCTTCAAACGACTGGTATGTAGGCCtaatgtaatatttcattattttatattcattttttgaGTTTAGTTCCAACTTGCATCCAGAATTTGATCAATCACTAATTGTAATAATCCCGTTCATTAAGACATTCTGAATATTTAATCGGGTAAAGCTGGGATTTAGATTCCTACATTGGGAGTTGACTAGAAAGAAAAATTGCAATAGCATTGGACATTTGCAGATTAACTCTTACACCCCTGGCCAAATAATACAAATGTTCTAACTTTAGTCCTGGAACTGTGGTTTCACATTGGTCATTGCAACTGAACACAGATGGCCTGCCATTTTAGATGCACTATAACATGTTTGGGTTAGTCATATGACTTTCATTTTTACTTCTTTTGAACAGGACACATTTCTGTAGACCAATGTGTGTTGGGGTGTTTTTTAAAAGGCCAGATGATCAGAGTACACCTTCATGAAGGGCTTGTTAATTAGTTGATTAAATCTATCAGGAAAAAGACCAAAACCATGCAGGTCAGGTGTACCTTCAGCCCAAGGATAAGTACCACTGGCTTGATGGATTGTCTTGTGCATAGCTACAAATTACTGCCCACTTGTGGTTGGCTTCTTTAAGGTGAGTCATGACAAGGTGACCTACACTAATGTGCTGACATATGGACTAGACCATGAACTTCCTCCTGTGCCAGTGGAGTGCGTTTATGACCTGTGAGTGCTCctttggtgtgtttttataaatatgcaGTTTCTTTTACAAGAGGCTACAAAGGAAAATATGCCTTGACTATCTTTCTCTGTTGAATGTTGTCAAACAGATTGGGGACTGACTCAGAGAAGACACAGAATGACCATGTCTTCAGGATCGAGTTCATGAACAGTGAGTGGGTGATACTTTGTGTTTATAATTAACATTCAGTTTTGTAGGAGGGGTCTTAGATTGCCATAGTTTAACCTAGTTTTTGATCTGAATGAATGGAAACTGGTGTATGTACAAGAGACATTCAGTAGGTTCTTGGTATCAAATCTACTAGTCCTGCAGGTCATTTTCTAATGGATCTTGGAAGTGACACTTTCTGAGGGTATAAAGGAAATATCAGCTCATTTAGATCACCAGTATTGAAATCACTATGTAAGCAAAActattgtaaataaaagtatgcTGATACAACTTAAGCATTGCACTGTGTGATGGTGGATTTCAAAAGCCCTCCGAAGTGGCgaagtgaatgtgtatgtttgtattgccctgtgaaggactggcgccccctccagggtgtattcctgccttgcgcccaatgattccaggtgggctctgtacccacggcgaccctgaactggataagcagttacagagaatggatgaatgaatgtttaatttcAGCCTTGTCACTTTTGTAATTTTTGATGAGACtggataaaaatgtataaatataaaggTATAAAAATGGTACAGGGCCTGTGAGACTAATAAGTCTGTCACCATAAGATAAGGGAAAGTTGAGCTTGCTTCATATATGAATGAAAATCACaggtatttgttcatttttccaCAGAGGGAAGACATgtatgtgggtctgaaaggatgtgtagctgtcAAGAGCCTGTTactgagaaataaataaaatatgcaaatcaTATGTTACTGCTGTTCTCGGAATGATGATTTGGACGTCAGGAATGAAATTCAGAATCAGTGAATATGTTTTCATTACTTGGGTTAGGACAGGCAGACGATGAAACATTTTACAACAGATTTTGTTTCTCAACTGGCATATTAAAGTAAACAAATTTAATAACACTGTTTAAATATGACTTCTGAATATGGCTAAATGATTTTTCAGTCCTATAAATCAGTGGTACATACCCAGGTCCtgatgctcttttttttttcccatcgGTAACACACCTCATCAAACTTATCAGCTAATAAGACTTTCGTGAGTTTACTGGATGGTTTTATAGCAGGGTAAACAAAATTATGCCTGAGTACTTCAAGACCAGTAGACTGTTCCACACTGCAGCATTTTTGAGTTTGCTAGAAAACCTAAGGCCTATTTTCAGCCGTTTGATTTTAGGCTTTGAGGAATCCTGCTTTATGGAATATCCACCAAGGCTGATGGTTAAATGGTTATAATTAATTGATGCATTTTGTTCATTAGGTGATTTCAGTGGGCCTGCCCCATCCTCCATGTACACCGTGGGCTCCAGGATTTCCATCAAAGCTGAAGTGGAGCAACTGGGCTTTGAGCCTCTGCAGATTTACCTGCAGAGCTGTGTTTTAGCAACAGCTCCAGAACTTGTTCATGCTTCACAGCTGCATACTGTGATTTCCAATGCTGGGTGAGGTTCACTTTACATCTTCATACCCATTTGcatttttcttctgaaatgcaTATGGGAGAAAATTCTTCAGATCCCCTTGTCACTGATTCAAcagcatatgttttttttttttttctccccatcaTTGAATTTGACTATGTAAAGTGTGTTTACGATTGGATTTCTTTCAAAGGTGTCTCATTGAAAGCAAAGAAGGAAACTCGTCGTTCTTGCCAAGAGAGAAGCACTCTGAAATCCGCTTTTATTTCCAAGCCTTCAAGTTTGCCTTAGGAGAAAATGTGAGGGACCGCTCTGTATCTAAATTTAGAGTAATGTGGGTTCTGTTGTAGGTTTTGCTTTTGTACTTTTTCATGATTTAATGATACCtctccttttttcccctctgttttcttttttttttcttcagatttTTCTCCATTGTGACATGGCAGCATGGGATCTCCAGAGCTTTAGCACAGATAAAAAGGCTTGCCACTACTTGAAAGAACAAAGAGTGTAATCACTTTTGGCTAAGATACTTTAGTTGTTGGGGTCTTTTGTTCTTGCAGGGTATAATCTTCAGTTCATTAGGTGATTTAATTATATTACAGATTACCTGACTTCAACCACCAGTCTAAGCTTTCATTGCGTTTACCTTTATGGAATTTGGCAGAAGTTCTTATCCAGAGAGACTTACAGTTCCAGATATAGGTGAATGTTACCTTGCATTCATTCTAGAGGGTGACAATGTGCTCATGGTGCCACAACATTGTGAGGGGTATTTTGGGCCCCCTAGTTGTTGTAGACAATGTGGGGACCTTGGGCAGTGATTCTTTGTGATTGATCTGAGGAATTGTCAGAACCAGTGATGATGATTTTGACACTTCACTGTATCATTAGCTAACTTGCACTGACGTGATTTTTGTTGCCTGCCTCTAAATTGTGGCTACATTATTGCCTGCTCTGTTAGGAAATGTCAGATGTTAGGTCATTGCACATTGTTTTGTCGCCTTCTAGTTTGAACAGGGGATAAGGACCCTTGCCAAATGATTCTACTATCATAACCAGGTGTTTACATGAGCAAGTGTAGAAAGCAACAGTTTAACCCATAGCTACACTAATCACCAAGCTAATATATGAATGTTCTAGGTGGGAGCTTCTGGATGACCCTTCTCAGAGCTACATATGTAGATGCTGTTACTCAAAGAAGCAACTTTGTATACAGAAaaacaaccttgagtctggtaCTGTACCTTCTTCCAAACTACTGCTAACTCagtttttgtggtgtttttcttcacttaatacaaaaacaataacTGACAACTAGTACATTTTCATCACTCTCCCTTTAGGGCTGTCTGTACAGAAGGTTATTGGGCCTTTTACCATAGTTGAAGATGCCCAAAGCAATGCAGAAGATTTATCCTGGACTGAAGGaggtatgtttttataattgtcagctttgatttgattaaaatgAACCTTGGTGCAGATTGTTAGAGCAAGTGTGaagggtttttttctttttctcttttcaatCTCAAGCAAGTTGAACTCAGACCACCAGAGCACACCACAATGTTCTTTAATGATTTGTGGTGTGCTTAGTATTAAATATGAACACAGTATGAACCAAAGGCTTCTAAACCAAACAGGACATGAAGTCACAAGATATGACAATAACCATGCTGTGAGAGATCAGTGTGTTAAAATCAGGTGAAATGATGACTCatttgtccattttaacacGGGTTAAATGTACCATCAGGTATGTACAACACAAACATGTGCATTAAGCCCACACTGTTCTAACAACTGACTTGAAAAATATACCAAATACTCTTTTATAGCACTTTGGTTTTAACTTATTGTAGTTGCAAATTTGTCAGTGTGAACTCCACACTGGACCAAAACCAGGACCAAAATGTAGTTGTGTATCATTTTCTCGTCTGGACCAAGGGAACCAAACTACAAGTATAAACACACCCTAAAAGAACATGCAAAATATATAACGTTATATGAACCAATTTTATCTGTTGTCTCTGTCAGAACTGTCTGGGGTCCCCGTGTGGGTACTGGTGGTCATTGTCCCGCTAGTGCTGCTATTATTGGCTGGAGCCATTGCAACAACCTACTACCTGTGCTTTTGGAGAGGTGGAAGACTAGGATACCGACCTAGTCGAGATcttctaaataaatattaagcTTCTTAATAAAGCattcttaaaaatgaaaacctagttggtgtttttatatttacctTATTGCTTAATAAAATTGATTTGTAATTGTGAAAAATCTCATGTTCACCTCATCCTAAATCTTCCTCTTAATACTGGAGCTGTCAGACTAATATTGCTAGCAAGTATTTGAAACTAGTATTCCTTCAAATCTTTCTCATATATTTTCCCAAGGCCTTTTTTACCCACAGCCAGGTCTTCATTAAAGTGCTGCAGACTTTCTAATGTGGTTTAGGACGCCATACACTTACTGTAAACTCTGTAACAATGAACACAATCTTCAGTGTAACTGAACGCTTGGGGCAGCTGTTAGACAACAGGTGTTGTACTGAGCTTTGACACATGCATGCTTACAGAGTAAGGATATGTGGTTTGATTCTTTTTATAAATGTTAGACTCAATGTTTATACTGAAGCTTCATGTCAggtttttacttttaaaataattatttaaaagaacacGAATGTCCCCAGAGTATGCTGCTATTCTGAATTAGTAATATTTTATAGAAATGAGTGGGAGCCTATATTCAGGTCTGTGCAAATGCAGACCTGGATGTGGTTTGGCTGGACCGAATGGAAATGTGTTCATGGAAAATTTGAGTGACCATTTGAAGCAGTGCTTTGTTGCTGCTCAagtactaaaaaaaaaagcagaatttGGATATTGAAAAGAACTCTTACCTGATCAGTTAAAATTGAACTTGGTAGAATATCGTTTACATTTTGTCACTTTTTGTGTGTGGGATTCTGGATACATTTGTTTCcacccacattccaaaaacaggGACTGGCTGTGCACACTGCCaacaagtgagtgtgtgatcccCTGTGATaaactggcaccctgtccaggggGTGTTCATACCTTGTACCCATTCACCCCACTGTGACACTGATCAGGAATAAACAGTTATAAAAAGTTTAGTCACACAggcttttctttgtgtgtgttttgtatctACTCGCATTTTTTCAATGTAAATGTGCAGCCAATTTCTATAAATGCACATTTTCCCACTGTGATATCACACCACAGGTGTTGGGTTGTTTCTGACCGATTGATAGAGTGCACTTTTGtcttttgtgatccaaaacccATTAATCTTTCAACCCTACTAGAAGATTAGCCTATAACTAAACAAGGTAAGGTTGCACTGTTGGTTTACCTAGTCTGCAGCTTCATGGCCTGTCTGTGGCGGCTGGAGGGGGCCGACTCACCTCTGTACATCATCTGAGCTTGCCACACCGGATGAAAAGCCTCATCAATTATTCACACCAGTGTAATGTCACTGCAGCCCAGGTTGTTTACAGTAGCTGGATGAGAGGCGCTGAATACCCTTGACCTTGTCAGTGCTGTGTAGAATCCACAAGGGGGCCCCACCAACACTGTAGATATCAATTGTGCTGCTGTCAGGCCTGGAACCTGCAGGAACAGTTCAGGCAGCCAGCAAAAACAGGAGCTGGCAGC from Hoplias malabaricus isolate fHopMal1 chromosome 2, fHopMal1.hap1, whole genome shotgun sequence encodes the following:
- the LOC136686806 gene encoding zona pellucida sperm-binding protein 3-like; its protein translation is MILTLGALLVLFVTSVLAQDVLINCKADSVTVKWRPVLTWGQKLDPSKARLGSCSPLSSEEDVLLFFVWLHECGFKRLVSHDKVTYTNVLTYGLDHELPPVPVECVYDLLGTDSEKTQNDHVFRIEFMNSDFSGPAPSSMYTVGSRISIKAEVEQLGFEPLQIYLQSCVLATAPELVHASQLHTVISNAGCLIESKEGNSSFLPREKHSEIRFYFQAFKFALGENIFLHCDMAAWDLQSFSTDKKACHYLKEQRVWELLDDPSQSYICRCCYSKKQLCIQKNNLESGLSVQKVIGPFTIVEDAQSNAEDLSWTEGELSGVPVWVLVVIVPLVLLLLAGAIATTYYLCFWRGGRLGYRPSRDLLNKY